DNA from Elaeis guineensis isolate ETL-2024a chromosome 2, EG11, whole genome shotgun sequence:
GCGGCCCACAGGCATGTGCAGCCCATGTGTAGGCCCATCGCATGTGACCCAGGACGCATGAGATACGCAGTCTACCGCACAGTCTAGGAGGTGCTTCATGCAGTCCACACATGGGTGTGCACGATCGGGCGGCCACGGGTGCATGCAGATGCAATCAGACGGCTATGGGTGCATGCAAGGTTGAATCGGACGGCCATGGATACATGCAAGATTGATTAGATGGCCAAAATGGTGTGGAGTCCTAACAAGAGttgtttttagattttttttaaagagtcTGACGGCCTGTGGCAACAGAGAGAGGCTAAGGATTCTGAGACATGACCCAAGAGTCTCTTTGGAGGATTTGGAGAGCATTATGAGAGTtgagagcttcttgttgagagagaaatTGATGTACGGAGTTGAGAGGGTATAATCtccttttgtatttattttttttcttatagtgaaactTGCATATCCCACGAAGGTAAGCCTTAAGCCgatccataatattttttttatacatctctcttcttcttttctcctgtgGTATCTACACCAGTGTTTGCATCTTGAGCGGAGATCCATATTCCACACTTATGAGGAATCCTCCCATAGAAGTGGGGGGTGGGCTGCAAAAGCCACTAGCGCTCGAGGTGGGGGGTGTATGGTGGGATAACCATGGGTGCGTCAGGGGGACGGTGGTGGTCGAGGAACCGCTGGCATGCGAGGCCGGAGGGGAGGCCGACAGTGGAGGAGTCATGGGTGCTATCAGAGGGTGGGGTGAGGGGCACAAGAGCATGaggaagaataaaataataataataataataataatatattattttttaaaaataaaatatataaaaataataatatgaaatatttaaaatattttttatagtaaaatataattaaaaaaatcatagcAAAATCCTATAAAAAATTGTATCATTTGTTTCCCGTTTACCTTTCCTAAGATTTGAGATTGCTGGGGTCATAGGTAAGATTTCTTTTAGTTTCAATTAACTTATCACGTCGAAAACTATTATATTGGATATGTGAGAGAATTAATTTTATTAGTTTTGTTGTATTTGTTACTTTATATATATCTTCCAGGAAAAGGAATGTGCACACAATTTCATTCATCGTTCAAAACTTTTACCATCCTTCGTTGGCGGAGCCCTTTCGGTGAGGATTTGCCCTggaaatttgattttgaatattaTTAGTGCTCGTTTTAGTTAGTCGCAAGTCGGCGTCTGCTGCCGACTTTTTATGTAAAATCGGAGTTTCTTCCGGCGAGTAAAAGACCATGCGACCCCTGACACAAAGTCGGCACTTAGGCGCTACGTTTTATGAGCAAACGAACAGAAGATATTAAACCACGGGATTGCAGTTGCCGACTCCATTTACATCCCTTTCCGCCTTCCCCTTTCTAGTTTATACCGTGGCCGGGCATCCGATCAAATTTAGTCTTTGGGTTCATCCCTAGCCAAAACAGAAGACGAACTTTTCCAAATTGGGGAGAGAGCAacagagaggaagagaggtgggggGCGTTCGACGTCTCTGGTGTCTCCCCGCCGGCGACGACCGTCAGGTCCGGCTCTAACACTCCCTAATGTCTGTGCCTCCAAAACAACGCCAGGTATTCCTCTCAATCTTCCTCTATTTCTCCTCCGATTGCGCGATCTTTCTTGGGCAAAAGCTTACAAAATTCCATCTTTGATCTTCTCCACTTCCTTCTCAGGTCTCGCTGAGGGGCGCGAGCGCCAAAGAGATCTCGCGGGACGCCCTTCTCGAGAAGGTCTCACAGGAGAGGGAGCTCCGCATCTACAATCGCCGTGCCTCCGCCGCTGCCCTCTTCGTCCAGGTACCTCCTTCCCATTTCTCCCTCACCCTATCATCTCTTTTTCTATCTTTATTTCTCTCTTTGATCGTTATGTTAGATGAAGATTACGTATTTCCACCCCCTTCGTGTTCTTGATGTTGAAATATTTAACCTGGGTATCGTTGAGTAACGACAGCTATGGATGCGGTTCTTTGTATTCATGTATGGATAGAAATAGGATTTCTTTCACACTGACTTGGTACTGAAGTTTGTTATTTGGAATTTGGGAATAATTTGGAAATTTTGTGCAAAGTGTGGCCGTTGAGTCATAAAACCTCTAGATAAGGGGTCGGTGATATATTTAAGTGGTTAAAGATCCCATCCCGAGGGATTTGGTAAGAAAGTCTTGATAAAGATTGTGCGAATGCGTTCAAGAAACTTGTTTGATTAGGGATGAAGTACTTCTGTTGCATTTCTTTTTTCCTTACAACagaaatattttcttagaaaaactGAAAAATGTTATTTTTTGAGATTTCAGACAAATAATGGAATCAGGCGAGGGATACTTGAGTTATCTGTTATCTCAGCTGGTTCAGAATAATAGGTTTCCACGTTTCCTTGGGATAATTAATCAGAAAGAAGAAAACAATGGCTTTACTTCTGGTCCTTCTAGTTATTTTAACGTGTAATTGAAACATTGGACCAAATCTGCCAAAAGGCATTTGATAGTGGCCATTATGTAGGCTGACCAAGGGGTGGTTTCAGCTGGAAAGTTTTGGTTCTTTCTGAAGATTTTATAACCACAACTTAACAAAgacaattataaataaaaaattgagtcACTAGTCCATATAAACAAATTAGCACTGCCTGTACTGGTCATTATTGAGCATCAAAGACAGCATAACCAACATCATTATTGAGTGTCAAAGACAGCATAATCAATTTgaaatacctgctaattcctgttatGGATTTAGATCAACTTGATAGCACAAATAGTTCTCTTCATGGTAGAGCCAAGTTGCTGGGACTTAAGCAACCGCCTTTCTGCGGTATTCCACATGATTTTTCTTTCATAATGTTTATGATCCTAGCATGTGTAATATATCACAtttgattccttttttttttctttgactcATCTGTTCAGATACCAAATGTGTGAGTGTATTTATTAGATGGTGTTCCATATGTtgcctcttctttctttttgcttcAGATTGTAAGGATCTGATTGCTTATCTTCAGTTGAGTCTGAATCCAAGTGTTCTAACATCAGCCCTTCATTCCTTGCTTTCACATTCAGCGAGTCTGGAGGCGGTATAATGCAATGAAAAAGGTTTCAGAACAGCTTCAACAGGAATGGGAAACTTTAGCTGATCAGCACAACAATCAAATGACAAGTGGATGGATTTCCAAGAATCTATTGAGgccctttcttttttttgcagCTAGATCATCAACTTTGCATCAAAAACTTCAATTCACTAATGTTAAGTGTATGTCGACATGTTTCAAAATTCTCCTACGAAGTATAAACTCAACTGGTATGCCATCTTATCACTGTTTTCCCATGACTGCTTTTTCCTCTCCATTTTCTAAGCCGATGCTTCAcgtttttcatcactatgtacataCCTGGGGTAGCACTTATTATACAAAACAAGTTTGTTTATTTTGCAATTATTCCTTATTGAGAAAGGGATGTAGgtattgaattggattcattggATGGTGCAGATCCTgttttgtaaaatattaaaaaaacaaaTGCTGATAAAATATGCACAAAATTTCCTGTCAGACTTGGTATTCATGCTACTCATTTTGGCTGATATATCATGAGTCTGCTGACAACAACTGAAGACTTTACAATAGCATATTTGTGAAGAAGTAGAAGGAATAAAGGAGGGGATGAGTGATACACACTCCTTTAGATATCATATCCAGTAGTATTAGAAAAAATGGTAGATGTGGCTGAGCACACCGACGACTGGACCTGGCGGCATGGTTAGACCTGCCCCCAACCTTTGGCAGGACATTTTATTTTTTGACCTTTTGGGGTGTACTCATGCTATATCGGTGCAAGCACCCGCTTGTatccagaaaaaagaaaaaattggtaGATTATCGAGGCACCATATGCATGTGTAGTTCTGAAAATGAGTTGAAAAGCAATAGTTGGTAATGCCAATAGACTTCATGGATGGTTGTAAGAGAGATGAACTATGTGGAGTATTATAATTCTAAGTTATGATAATGTGTGAAGGTTAATATGACCACATGTAAAATCATTGCCTGGCTTGTCTCCAAATACTGTTattttcaaaaggaaaagagTAATTCTTTACAGAAGTCATTAATTTTTGCGATTTCATATTATTATAATCCATATTTTTGCTGACCTTTATTCCTTTTAATTTGCAGATGCAGAGAAAAACTTCTGTTCTTTGGCCGTAGGTACAAATGAGGAAAAATCCACATGGCTTTATCAAGCACAGAAGCTGATTTCATTATGCTCATTCATTCTTGCCGAGTGTGATATCACCTGTGATGGACATGAAAACATGGTTCCACTTACTGTGCTTGCAATGCGTTTAAGTATTTCCTTATCTGATCTAAAAGGTTGGAAGAGTCTGAAAAGTGATAATATCAGAGATGCTGATATTGCTGTAAAGAGATTAATTGGTTTTATGGCTACAAGAAAAAGTGGTATGTACAGCTGTATTAGGAAATACATCATGAAACTTGGTTCTCAAGTTGCCTCAGGAAAAAAGACTGTTGTGTCCACAGACGATTGTTTTGTGATTACTGCAAGTGCAATAACTTTAGCTTTGTGCTCTTTTCATTCTAAGAGGCTAGATATGGGCGATACTGATATTTTTGATGCGAATGATGCTTCTAAACAGTACTGTGTATTCATACTGACAGTTCCGTATCTCACTCAGTGTCTACCATCTCTTCTCTTACCTGCTCTTAAGCATGAATCTGCACTGCTACCGTGCCTCGACAATTTACTGGTAAGGGTCACCAATTTCTGATATATAtgactctaaaatttttcttggtGAATTTTACAGTTGTATAGTAATACCTTGATTatttagggtgcatttggttagccattaaaaaagtactttttttgatttttgatttttaaaaagcaaaaatcaaaaagcaatgtttggtaacaccatgaaaagcaaaaagcaaaaatcaaaataatcaaaataattgctttatatgcaaagaaaaaatattttgctttccaaaacttgcttttctgctttttttgcttccgcacatctaaaacgctaaaccaaaaagtaaagagcccgaatccttctccctcgtcgagctcttcacctcctcacccccttctttctcccttcctgaacccttctccctcatcgagctcttcacctgccgtcctcaaacattgctttttgctttatagcaacgtagttaccaaacatactttttacttttttgcttttactcaatagcaaaaatcaaaaataaaaataaaaaaatattttttaaaaatcaaaaatcaaaaagtataaccaaacgcacccttagTGAAAAGAGGTATTTACACCCCTAAAGTTCCAATCTGCAGATATTGGCTAGGTATTTCCATAGTTTTTTTCCGTTTTGAGAGGCGAGAGGGTTCAGATCAACTGAAATCACATAGTATATCAGAATTTGATGATCTTGATTACATCTTTCTGCTTTCTAAGTCACGGGTACCTGAGCTTTGGCACTTAAAAGATATGCCTTCTTTACTTTGCATACTGCACTCAGCTTGTAGGCTTGCCATTTCTGGACATGTGAATGGAAACTTTATATTAACTAGTTTGCATCTGGGCAGACTAGGCTGCGCTATGTTAAGATGGCAATCATATGTCACTTTTATATATTGGATTGCTCAAGGATTTCTATAATTTATATCATTCTATGGAAGACATATTGATGCTAATACTTATATGTTGCTGCTAACATTTTCTTCTTCAAAACTATGTTCTGGAGGCTTTGGAACTGATTAAACTTTGGCAGGTGGTGGCAGATTTCCAAGGATAAAATCTTtgatgaaatattaaaattagaGCAGTCAGAAAATTCTGGTTCTTGTGCTGAGGCAATCCCTTGCTCTGGTTGGGCTCTTGCAAACATTATAAACTTAGCAATGGAGTATGGTGatgattcttgtgctactggGCGCTTTATCCAAGGCCTAGATTGTAGATTGTATGTTCATGTCGTCAATATTTTTTCAGAGAACCTTCTAAATTGGCTTGAGAGCAATGTAGGTTTGATGAGAAAACATAGAGATGAATTATTGGCAACAGATTATTCTTCTGAAGCTGTTGATTCAATTTCAGATAATAGCAATAACATGAAGTCTTCATACATAGACCTTCTTAAACCTGTGCACCAGCAGTGGCACCTAAGGAATCTTCTGATCATGGTGAAGAAGAATATTTCAGCTCAAGTTGCATATACTTGTGCTACAAATCAGAGCATAGAATACTTGGGGAACTTCAAGCTACTAAATGTCATATATTTGTATTATTACATGCTTAGAATATTTTCCTTTTTGAACCCTTTTCTTGGGTCATTGCCTATTCTTAATATACTTTCTTTCACTCCTGGCTTTCTTGTGGAACTATGGGAAATATTGGAAGCTTCCATCTTTAGCGGAACTGGCCACTTGTTCTATGAAGTCAAATTTCGCAAGGATGCAAAAGATGCTAACGTTGGGAATTGCAATGAAACAATCTGTGATACAAGGCACAAGTGGAACATGAAGGATGCTGGAAGCAAGTGGGTGAATGTGCTACAGAAGATTGCTGGAAGATCAACTGATGGAAACTGTACCAACTCAAATGGTGATCCTCTTAGTCCTGATCATGTTAATGAGGATGCTCATGATTTATGGGATGTTGAAGCTATGAGGCGAGGACCACAAGGTGTTTCGAAGGACTTGTCGTGTATGTTGCATCTGTTTTGTGCTACATATGCACACTTGCTGTTGGTTCTAGATGACATAGAGTTCTATGAAAAACAGGTATACTGATGTGAGCTTCTAAGTATGTGATTTTTTCAACATACTCTAATCATTTTCTTTTATCAACTAGGTTCCATTTACACTTCAGCAGCAGCGAAGAATTGCATCAGTGCTTAACACATTTGTATATAATTCCTTTATTAATAATGGAGGACCCAGCAGTAAAACCGTAACAGATGTAGCAGTCAGATGCCTTCATTTGCTTTATGAAAGGGATTGCAGGCACAGATTCTGCCCCTCTTCTCTGTGGctaggacctgcaagaaaaggtCGCATTCCAATTGCAGCAGCTGCCAGAGCTCATGAAGCTGCATTTATAAATTTGCAGTGTGGCGATTCTTCAACCATCTCAAGCATGAGCTCTCTACTCACAACTGTTCCACATGTATATCCATTTGAAGAGAGGTATCATGAAAAATgttctaattatattttaatataattgaaACACGCATAAATCTTTTTGTAATTATGGTAGATTGATTTTTTGCGTAAAGTACCCTTGAAGCAGCATTTGAAATCATCTAGTATTTGTTTATGATTATTCATTTAATGTTACGACCCTAACTATAACACCAAAAATGCCTAGGTGTTATAGGTGTATCAGCCATAGGCCTTGATCAAGTATCTGATAACCACGCCCGCTGTCTGTGTCCTACTTGGTCTACTCTTTCCATGTGATAGCTTCAATCTTAGACAATCAAGTAGCCTTTCCATATGGTGATGCACTCTGGTCACTAGGTAGTCGTTTCCACAAGTGGCTCTCTAGCCCCTACCTTTTTTCTGCAGGTAGCATTCTTAGAGGTTACCCCTTCTGCAACTTGAACCCATGCTTGGCTCTGGGTGGATGCCAAAAGTTACAGATCTATCCATGACAACAAAAATACCTAGGTTTGGAAGTGCACTAGGTTTTAGTCTTAATTAGATATGTAACATATGCATATATTAGTTAGTTGTGATCTTTTTGTCTAGTATTCATTTGCTACACATATACCCTCTAGTTATGACCATTTTATTTGCATGTGACTGGTATGATTGACTGTACTGAATCAGTATTTTGGATTCATTTCATGCAAGGTTTTCTGTACTGGTACCGGTGGCCGGATCGGCCGGCCGGCGGTACGATACGGCACGCCTCCGTTCCATTCCGAACCGAGGCGAACCGACGAAGGAAAtcgggaaagaaaaagagagaaagagagagaaatagagagagagagggaaggagaaagaaaaagagggaggggaatccgccggagggcctccggcggacagccgtggccgtcgggcggcggaacggcctcccgcggctccgcgcggggaacaggggcgatccgctcctgtttctcgatttttttataaaaagctttttcaaaatgaagtcggcaagtggtttgccgacttaattaagtgaagtcggcaaaccactTGCTGACTTCGTTTTGAAaaagctttttaaaaaaaaaaatccgagaaACAGGGGCGATCCACCCCTGTTCCCCACGCAGAGCCGCGGGAGGCCGttccgccgcccgacggccaAGACTGCTCGCTGGAGGGCCTCCGGCGGAtccccttcctccctctctctctttatttctctctcttcctctctttttcttcccagCAACGGCATGTACCGTTTTGCATGCCGGAACCGTCTCGGTTCCCCGCCGGGACGGTTCGGCCCGccccgtaccgggcggttcggtCTGGTATGGCAAACCCTTTTCATGGTAGGGTTTATACTTACAATTTCTACTTATTAAATAGTTGTTTGGGTAGCTGTGTTTGCTCTAACTTGAACTGTAACATGAGGAATACTTTGCTGTGCAAGTTAGTTGTAAGGCTTATAGAACCTTGCGAGAAACTGGGGCGGTTTTCTTGAAGTCATTTGTCCACAGAAACCTTTAAGAAATCCAACTTCAAAACATCTTACAATTGCCGATCATTGATGACTTTGTCTTTTCATTGTGCAGATAGGTGATTACAATGTGCTTGCAGTATTTTTTGTACAAATACCTCCACATAGTAATTTTTGATCAACCTGACATCCTGGCTGTTATTGATATGTAGAAAACCTCTTGATGTATTTCTTTTATGGAAAATTTAATATGCCATAGTAAAACTTACCTTACCTGAATGCTAATTGAAATTCTAGTCTGATAAATTTAGCATGTGTGGGTCGTAGGAATATGAGATTTTATGGAAATATATGACGTCACTAAATAAAGGGTCAAGTTATTCTTGGTacctagtgttttttttttttttttgggttcttttactcttttccttctctcttgAATCTAATAGGAGTTGGAGACGTGTTtcttgaaaacaaaaaaaaagaaccagACTATATTTGAGAAATATATTAACAA
Protein-coding regions in this window:
- the LOC105053812 gene encoding E3 ubiquitin-protein ligase UPL7 → MSVPPKQRQVSLRGASAKEISRDALLEKVSQERELRIYNRRASAAALFVQRVWRRYNAMKKVSEQLQQEWETLADQHNNQMTSGWISKNLLRPFLFFAARSSTLHQKLQFTNVKCMSTCFKILLRSINSTDAEKNFCSLAVGTNEEKSTWLYQAQKLISLCSFILAECDITCDGHENMVPLTVLAMRLSISLSDLKGWKSLKSDNIRDADIAVKRLIGFMATRKSGMYSCIRKYIMKLGSQVASGKKTVVSTDDCFVITASAITLALCSFHSKRLDMGDTDIFDANDASKQYCVFILTVPYLTQCLPSLLLPALKHESALLPCLDNLLISKDKIFDEILKLEQSENSGSCAEAIPCSGWALANIINLAMEYGDDSCATGRFIQGLDCRLYVHVVNIFSENLLNWLESNVGLMRKHRDELLATDYSSEAVDSISDNSNNMKSSYIDLLKPVHQQWHLRNLLIMVKKNISAQVAYTCATNQSIEYLGNFKLLNVIYLYYYMLRIFSFLNPFLGSLPILNILSFTPGFLVELWEILEASIFSGTGHLFYEVKFRKDAKDANVGNCNETICDTRHKWNMKDAGSKWVNVLQKIAGRSTDGNCTNSNGDPLSPDHVNEDAHDLWDVEAMRRGPQGVSKDLSCMLHLFCATYAHLLLVLDDIEFYEKQVPFTLQQQRRIASVLNTFVYNSFINNGGPSSKTVTDVAVRCLHLLYERDCRHRFCPSSLWLGPARKGRIPIAAAARAHEAAFINLQCGDSSTISSMSSLLTTVPHVYPFEERVQMFREFIKMDKVARRVAGEVSGSGSGSIEIVVRRDHIIEDGYRQLNFLGSRLKSCINVSFISECGLPEAGLDYGGLSKEFLTDLSKAAFDPQYGLFSQTSTSENNLIPNMSARLLGNGIEMIEFLGRVVGKALYEGILLDYSFSPVFVQKLLGRYSFLDELSTLDSELYRSLIYVKHCDGDVAELSLDFTVTEELCGRRVVTELKPGGTNVSVTNENKLQYVHAMADYKLNRQILPFANAFYRGLVDLISPSWLSLFNANEFNQLLSGGNHDFDVDDLRSNTKYTGGYSESSRTVKLFWEVVKGFKPIERCMLLKFVTSCSRAPLLGFKHLQPSFTIHKVACDVPIWATIGGQDVDRLPSASTCYNTLKLPTYKRSSTLRNKLLYAISSNTGFELS